Proteins from one Methanobrevibacter sp. genomic window:
- the pgsA gene encoding archaetidylinositol phosphate synthase yields the protein MLNSLRPYLTKFLEPLASRLNINPNIVTVISPFLAIISAVFFASGNLIGGALFILLSGFLDVLDGAVARRHDRASPFGAFLDSTMDRFADAIIFIGIIFGGYCHWFVGVLAIHSAITVSYVRARAESQGVDCNIGIAERAVRLIIIMLGAVIAAIFNSNIIFTYFIYILVILSYFTVGQRILHVWKELNGPKRYSPKRLR from the coding sequence ATGCTTAATAGTTTACGACCATATCTTACAAAATTTTTAGAACCTTTAGCCAGTCGATTGAATATCAATCCCAATATTGTAACTGTGATCTCCCCATTTCTTGCAATAATATCTGCAGTTTTCTTTGCTAGTGGAAACTTGATTGGCGGAGCATTGTTCATATTGCTTAGCGGATTTTTGGATGTATTGGATGGTGCTGTGGCAAGACGCCATGATAGGGCAAGCCCATTTGGAGCATTCCTGGATTCCACTATGGACCGTTTTGCAGATGCAATCATATTCATTGGAATAATATTTGGAGGATACTGTCACTGGTTTGTAGGAGTTTTAGCCATTCACTCAGCAATAACCGTCAGTTATGTCAGGGCAAGGGCAGAGTCCCAAGGGGTTGATTGCAATATAGGAATAGCTGAACGTGCAGTCAGATTGATTATCATTATGTTAGGTGCAGTGATTGCTGCAATATTCAATTCAAACATTATATTCACATACTTCATTTACATACTTGTGATTCTTTCATACTTCACAGTCGGTCAAAGAATATTGCATGTATGGAAAGAATTGAATGGACCTAAAAGATACAGCCCAAAAAGATTAAGATAA
- a CDS encoding L-threonylcarbamoyladenylate synthase: MKIFKMNPKNPDMDLISEAIDIMADGGVILYPTDTVYGLGANIFNNDAVERIYTIKNRDQSKPLSVLVENMESLELIADLNKSSREIIEKWLPGPFTFILNKKKIVSPYVSASAKVGVRIPDYKIARLLASLFPITTTSANLTNEDTLSNPQDILKQIGDDIDLVIDVGDLNNAKPSTVIDLSSSKPTLIRNGFNSNDVDFSFLQSD, translated from the coding sequence ATGAAAATATTTAAAATGAATCCTAAGAATCCGGATATGGATTTGATAAGTGAAGCCATTGACATAATGGCAGATGGTGGAGTCATCCTTTATCCTACAGATACCGTATATGGATTGGGAGCAAATATTTTCAATAATGATGCCGTTGAAAGGATTTACACTATAAAAAATAGGGACCAGTCAAAGCCGTTGTCCGTATTGGTTGAGAATATGGAAAGTCTGGAACTGATTGCCGATTTGAATAAGAGCTCAAGGGAAATAATTGAAAAATGGCTTCCGGGACCATTCACATTCATTTTGAATAAAAAGAAGATAGTGTCTCCATATGTCAGCGCAAGCGCAAAGGTTGGGGTGAGGATTCCGGATTATAAGATAGCAAGATTACTTGCGAGCCTCTTTCCAATAACAACCACAAGTGCAAATCTAACCAATGAGGATACATTGTCAAATCCACAGGATATCCTGAAGCAGATTGGTGATGACATAGACTTGGTTATAGATGTAGGTGATTTGAATAATGCAAAGCCATCAACCGTTATAGACTTAAGCTCATCCAAGCCTACTTTAATCAGGAATGGATTCAATTCCAATGATGTGGATTTTTCATTTTTACAATCTGATTAG